One window from the genome of Cricetulus griseus strain 17A/GY chromosome 2, alternate assembly CriGri-PICRH-1.0, whole genome shotgun sequence encodes:
- the Slc6a19 gene encoding sodium-dependent neutral amino acid transporter B(0)AT1 — protein sequence MVRLVLPNPGLEDRIPSRDELEVIEKEEASSRPKWDNKAQYMLTCVGFCVGLGNVWRFPYLCQSHGGGAFMIPFLILLVLEGIPLLHLEFAIGQRLRKGSVGVWSSIHPALKGVGIASMFVSFMVGLYYNTIIAWVMWYFFNSFQEPLPWSECPLNVNQTGYVEECAKSSSVDYFWYRETLNISTSISDSGSIQWWILLCLTCAWSVLYVCVIRGIETTGKAVYVTSTLPYVVLTIFLIRGLTLKGATNGIVFLFTPNITELSNPNTWLDAGAQVFYSFSLAFGGLISFSSYNSVHNNCEMDSVIVSIINGFTSVYAATVVYSIIGFRATERFDDCVNTNILTLINGFDLPEGNVTSENFEAVQQWCNATNPEVYAQLKFQTCDMNSFLSEGVEGTGLAFIVFTEAITKMPVSPLWSVLFFIMLFCLGLSSMFGNMEGVVVPLQDLNLIPKKWPKELMTGLICLGTYLIAFIFTLNSGQYWLSLLDSYAGSIPLLIIAFCEMFAVVYVYGVDRFNKDIEFMIGHKPNIFWQVTWRVVSPLIMLVIFLFFFVIEVNKKLMYSVWDPNYEEFPKSQRVPYPNWVYAVVVIVAGVPCLTIPCFAIYKLIRNRCQKSGDHHGLVNALSTASVNGDLKY from the exons ATGGTGAGGCTTGTACTGCCCAACCCTGGCCTAGAGGACCGGATTCCATCTCGGGATGAACTGGAGGTCATTGAGAAGGAAGAGGCCAGCTCCCGGCCCAAATGGGACAACAAGGCCCAGTACATGCTCACCTGTGTGGGCTTCTGTGTGGGGCTCGGCAACGTGTGGCGATTTCCCTACCTATGCCAGAGCCATGGAGGAG GAGCCTTCATGATCCCATTCCTCATCCTTCTGGTACTGGAGGGAATTCCCTTGCTGCACCTGGAGTTCGCCATTGGCCAGCGGCTACGCAAAGGCAGTGTGGGTGTGTGGAGCTCCATCCACCCGGCTCTGAAGGGTGTAG GCATTGCCTCCATGTTTGTGTCCTTCATGGTGGGCCTGTACTACAACACCATCATCGCCTGGGTCATGTGGTATTTCTTCAACTCCTTTCAAGAGCCTCTGCCGTGGAGTGAGTGTCCACTCAACGTGAACCAGACAG GCTATGTGGAGGAGTGTGCCAAGAGCTCTTCCGTGGACTACTTCTGGTACCGAGAGACTCTGAATATCTCCACTTCCATCAGTGATTCGGGCTCCATCCAGTGGTGGATCCTGCTCTGCCTGACATGTGCCTGGAGTGTGCTGTACGTGTGTGTTATTCGTGGCATCGAGACCACTGGGAAG GCTGTGTACGTCACCTCCACTCTGCCCTACGTTGTGCTGACCATCTTTCTCATCCGTGGCTTGACTCTGAAGGGTGCCACCAATGGCATCGTCTTCCTCTTCACACCCAAT ATTACGGAGCTGAGCAACCCGAACACGTGGCTGGATGCAGGAGCTCAGGTGTTCTACTCCTTCTCCCTGGCCTTTGGGGgcctcatctccttctccagctaCAACTCTGTGCA CAATAACTGTGAGATGGACTCTGTGATCGTGTCCATCATCAATGGCTTCACTTCTGTGTATGCAGCCACCGTGGTCTACTCCATCATTGGCTTCCGAGCCACCGAGCGCTTTGATGACTGTGTCAACAC AAACATCCTGACTCTCATCAATGGCTTCGACCTGCCTGAGGGCAATGTGACTTCAGAGAACTTTGAGGCTGTCCAGCAGTGGTGCAACGCCACCAATCCTGAGGTCTATGCACAGCTCAAGTTCCAGACCTGTGACATGAACTCCTTCCTTTCTGAG GGTGTGGAGGGCACAGGCCTGGCCTTCATtgtcttcactgaagccatcacGAAGATGCCAGTGTCTCCACTGTGGTCGGTACTCTTCTTTATCATGCTCTTCTGCCTCGGCCTCTCGTCCATGTTTGGGAACATGGAGGGGGTGGTTGTACCCCTTCAGGACCTCAATCTCATCCCTAAGAAGTGGCCCAAAGAACTGATGACAG GCCTCATCTGCTTGGGGACATATCTCATCGCCTTCATTTTCACACTGAATTCGGGCCAGTACTGGCTCTCTCTCCTGGACAGTTATGCTGGCTCCATCCCTCTGCTAATCATCGCCTTTTGTGAGATGTTTGCTGTCGTCTACGTGTATGGAGTAGACAG GTTCAACAAGGACATCGAGTTCATGATTGGCCACAAGCCCAACATTTTCTGGCAAGTTACATGGAGAGTGGTCAGCCCACTGATCATGCTggtcatcttcctcttcttttttgttattgAGGTCAACAAAAAGCTCATGTACAGCGTCTGGGACCCTAACTAT GAGGAGTTCCCCAAATCTCAGAGGGTCCCATATCCCAACTGGGTGTACGCTGTGGTGGTCATCGTGGCTGGGGTGCCCTGCCTCACCATCCCCTGCTTTGCCATCTACAAGCTCATCAGAAACCGTTGCCAGAAGTCTGGGGACCACCACGGTCTGGTCAATGCACTGTCCACAGCCTCTGTGAATGGGGACCTGAAGTACTGA